AAAGCCATTTCAAATGAACTGGCAGAACAAATCATCACCTGCTATCCAGCCTATTGCAGTATCGCCATCCATTTTGATTCAGATCGGATTTCGGCAGCCAAACTTCAGGAAAGTATCCGCCAGCTGGATCTGAAGGAAGGGCAAAAATCAGAAAGACCATGCTGGGAACTGCCCGTGTGTTACGCTGAAGTATATGGCGTTGATCTTCCGAGAATGGCTGAGGTCAAAAAAATCGATCCTGAAGAAATCATCCTCCTCCATACCCAAACGAGCCATTCTGTACACTTCTTTGGGTTTCTCCCGGGATTCATGTACCTGGGTGGCCTGCCCACAGCATTACATCACCCTCGAAAACAAACCCCCACACGTAAAATTCAGCAAGGTTCCGTGGCCATTGGCGGAAGCCAGACTGGCATCTATCCCTCCTCATCACCAGGAGGATGGCACGTCATTGGCAATTGCCCCGTACCAATGTTTGACCCCTCCAAAAACCCTCCATGCTTTATTCGCATGGGAGACGAAGTGAAATTCAACGCAGTGGAGGTGGATGAATATCTGTCCATCAAAGAGCTGATAGCACAAGGCAAATACAACCCTAAAACCACCGCGCTCGATGGGTGAAATAATCGTCAAAAAAACCGGTTTACACACCTCCATCCAAGACCTTGGGCGAGGGCACTGGAGGCACTTTGGTGTGCCGCTGAGCGGAGCCATGGATCAAAGAAGTGCACAACTGGCCAATCTCCTGACCAATAACGAAGAGGATACTCCGGTAATCGAAATCACCATGATGGGACCTCAACTCCAATTTACGGAATCAGCCATCATCGTCCTCACCGGAGCAAACCTGAGCCCAAATTTGGACGGAAGTGCGATCGGAATGAATCAAAGCGTACAGGTGAAGGGTGGTCAAACGCTCTCCTTTGGCAAGCCCATACAAGGCATCCGCACCTATCTTTCCATCAAAGGCGGGTTCGATTGTCCAAAAGTGCTGGGGAGCTATTCACAATATCCCATGGTCACTCCATCAGGAAGCCTCCAGCAAGGGGATAGATTGGCGTACAAGTCACAGACAGTATCAGGTAGAAATCATGCCCTGATCCATACAGATCCGCAGCACTTTACGAACAAAATACTGAAAGCATCTCCGGGCCCGGAATTTGACCTACTGGAGAACTCCACCCAACAGATGCTCCTTACCAGTAGTTTCCTTATCCAGGGGAATGATAGAATGGGCTATCAACTCAAACATCCCGACATGCCTCCTCATCAGATGGAGATGGTCACGGCTCCGGTTATCCCGGGCACAGTACAGTTTACCCCTTCTGGACAGCTCATCGTTCTTATGAGAGATGCCCAGGTGACAGGTGGGTACCCTCGGGTTCTCCAACTTACCAAGGAAAGCATTGACCAACTGGCACAGAAAACCAATGGTCAATCAATTCTATTTCAGCTGGCTTGAGTCATTTCCCCATGCTTGATGGAAGAACTGATAGGATAGGTAAATATATCGATAGCCCTCGGCCCTACATGTACCTACATGCTTCGCTATTTCCTGAAAATCGTTAGAAATTCACGAATTAAATTTCACAATCGGACATATTTCGGAATAAAAACCAGCCACACATCACTTTCACAAAACATCATTAGGTCTCTTGATTTGTGTTAAAAGTTTTTTATACATTTGACTGGCTACCAGTAAGATTACCGACTAAAAAGTCAACTCAAACAACTTCCCGCTGTTGAAAAATTTTGAGAACCACACAAAAGACAATACGACTATGTAACACTAATTAAACCGTTAAATTCAACCTAATTCAAAACGTAAGTTCAAAACCTAATTCAAAACACACATGAGAAAACAATTACTTGCAATGACCCTTATGGGGGCATCATTGCTGACCTATGCCCAAAGTGAGCGTAAGCCTGCAAAAGATTTCAAATCTCCTCAATTGATTTCTGTGCAGGAAGTTCCTAATCAAAACGCAAAAACTCTACTACGAGAAAAACTTCAGCTACAGAATGCTGATGACATGCAGCTCATGAAATCTGAAATGGATCAGATTGGAATGAAGCATGAGAAGTATCAGCACTATTATGAGGGAGTCAAAGTATTCGGATCAGAATACACCGTACATTCCAAATCAGGCAAGATTTCACATCTTTCGGGGAAACTTGCCAAAGTGGAAAATGTAGACGTGAAGCCTACTCTTTCTGAGCAAGCTGCGTTGGACAAAGCTTCTTCTAAGATTACGGCTGAAAAATTCATTTGGGATGAAGACTTCTCAAAGAAGCCAAAAGCTGAGTTGGTCATACTTGATGCTGCCACGACGGGCAAAGACGAAGCCCGCCTGACGTACAAGTTTGAAATCATCTCACTAAGACCGTACCAGCGGTATGATGTCTTTGTGGATGCCAAAAGCGGAGAGACGCTCATGATGTACAGCAAAATCCATTTTGCGGATGCTGTGGGTTCTGCAGCGACCCGTTACAGTGGCACACAAACCGTCCATACCGATAGCTACTCCGGTAGCTACAGACTAAGGGACTATTCACGTGGAAATGGCGTGGTGACCTGGGATGCTACCACTGCTACTGGCGTGAATAACTCAACCGGGGTTCCTATTGGGTCTTCGGATTACACGGATAACAACAATAGCTGGACTGCCGCAGAGTTTGACAATGCCGATAAGGATGATGCCGGACTCGAAGCTCATTTCGGTGCTGCAGCCACTTATGACTTCTTTAGCACCACTTTTGGCCGAAATAGCTACAATGGCTCAGGCGCTACCATCAATAGCCATG
This Marinoscillum sp. 108 DNA region includes the following protein-coding sequences:
- a CDS encoding biotin-dependent carboxyltransferase family protein, giving the protein MGEIIVKKTGLHTSIQDLGRGHWRHFGVPLSGAMDQRSAQLANLLTNNEEDTPVIEITMMGPQLQFTESAIIVLTGANLSPNLDGSAIGMNQSVQVKGGQTLSFGKPIQGIRTYLSIKGGFDCPKVLGSYSQYPMVTPSGSLQQGDRLAYKSQTVSGRNHALIHTDPQHFTNKILKASPGPEFDLLENSTQQMLLTSSFLIQGNDRMGYQLKHPDMPPHQMEMVTAPVIPGTVQFTPSGQLIVLMRDAQVTGGYPRVLQLTKESIDQLAQKTNGQSILFQLA
- the pxpB gene encoding 5-oxoprolinase subunit PxpB; protein product: MSPKIVFRTLGPETLLMEWPEVINKETLTSVTDYFKAISNELAEQIITCYPAYCSIAIHFDSDRISAAKLQESIRQLDLKEGQKSERPCWELPVCYAEVYGVDLPRMAEVKKIDPEEIILLHTQTSHSVHFFGFLPGFMYLGGLPTALHHPRKQTPTRKIQQGSVAIGGSQTGIYPSSSPGGWHVIGNCPVPMFDPSKNPPCFIRMGDEVKFNAVEVDEYLSIKELIAQGKYNPKTTALDG